In Cryptomeria japonica chromosome 5, Sugi_1.0, whole genome shotgun sequence, the genomic window TCTTATTGATATCTAGGGTAAAGCTCAGCTCTGGTCTCATCTTAGTTATGTTTGGTCTTGGGCTCcttattgtttcccatgttgcacaacaactgctactagcttatatatatttgattttaatcacacatatatataatacactgagagatatccttctcgaggtgcctatttttatcatgtaccctGAACTCTAATAGGCGCCTCAATAAGGATATCTCTCTCTAGTTCATAAATTTTCAGATAGAAGGACAAAATCTGGTGTGCAATGAAAGATGTGCATGGAACATGTTTATTAAAAGGCTTAGAAACACATTTTTGGCAAGTGAAAAGATAAAATTTCACATGTGAAGAGTGTGTAAATGAACTAGTCTAAATGATACAAAATTGATAACTGTTAACATAAATAGTAAAGTAAAAAATTAGAAATCAACATAGAAGCTCAAATCTAGAAATGAGATGTACAGAGGAACCTACGGATACAATTTGGAGTTGAAAGTGTTGAACTATCCAGAGAAAGGTGCCCTAGTCTCGAGGATGTCCAAACCAACAAAAAGTTTAAGAGATGCACTAAGGTCTTGTAAGTCTCTTTCCCAAAATCTTGGCCAAAAGGTGTCAGACATTGGATCAATTTAACATAGTCCAAGGGGTTTTTCCTACTCAAAGTTAGAGACTTTCTATCACTATCTACTCTACACAATTTTATGACTCTTATTTTTTGGATCTAAACTTGTATACATTACAGAGGGAGAAAATGGTTGTGgtaaataggggttttcctaagtcaaatgcCTCATTTTGATTTTACCACCTCTACAACAACAATGATGATGTAAAAAGAGATCTTACCCCTAGTATAGTAGAGGCTAAATCATAATTGAACTACTTAATTGGTAGTATTATTACTtatgattgataatggtggtgatgcaatgctctttagacaaagtccttcaagtgttgatacaataacatgataaatcatgaaaaattcaaTCATGACATCATAGTTGAAGATAGGTTGTTGTAGCTTGTTGGTCCTTGTACTCAAATTTTTTCTTGATTGAATTAGGAATTCTTGAATTGTTATAGTCGCTTGATGAACTGGGCTTTTTGAATGATAACTGATTGATTTATATAGGATTCTCAAGGTATTTAGAAATTTAGATTGACTCCCAATGGTCAAATAAAAATATCAGGATCAAATAATAAATGGTGGTAATTGACACTTGCACATATTTAAATTTGGGCTTCTTTTCAATGGACTAGGGAATTGTGCACCCTAGTCCACTAAAAAAGGGACTAGAAAGAGTAGTAGAAAAGTATCAGGACCCAAGGTCCATATCTATTTTAAGTCTTACCATACGATGATAAATCAATAAAATAAGGCCCAAATAGGCTTGAAAAGATGCAAGACAAGGAACAATAAAGTAACGACCAAAATATAGTTTGAAATTgtaaaggggttacaatttactacactatataatgaaggtacattttataatagtttgttgatgatagaaTCAATATGTGAATTGGTTTGTGAGAAGTTGGAATGTGAAGGTGGATTAGAATTAAATTTACATGGTAGAACATTATGATAGGTGACAAGTGGGATGGATTGATTAATGGTATTGTGAACATTTTAAGAAGCAAGAGGAGAGTGGAGGATGGTGCAAAATAAACATTTTAGCTAATAGGATTAAGCCTACAACTAACACGATTGGTTTTACTTTTTTGTGTAGTTGTATACATGATAGAAGAAGTAAATGTAAGAATATAAGGCATCATTGTGGGTATGAATATTTGTTTCTCCGTTTTGTTTTAGGATCTGTAGATATAATCACTTTCACACAACTAGCTATGGTTATATTGTTTCCATCCACTCTGTGACCTATGCTACATATAATATCAAAAAACTATGAATCACCTTTTACCAACTCCTTAGATTTTCAATGAGAGAGATTTACTCTCAAACCAAGTGTTCTGTACTCATAAATTTTTGAAAGCTTTCCAATTCCTTGTGTAGCTTCTTCAATTGTTTCTTAGAAAATTGAAGTGTAAGTTCATCCTCATCATGGGATTCATAAGGAGAATTACTTTTAGGTATAGTAGGCAAGATGTTTGTTGGATTAAGGGATGTTTTCTCTCACAAGTTTCTTGATGATAACATGCAATTGAAGATTAACACTATTATTAGGTAAATCTTTCTTATAGGAATCTAAATTCAAAATATCATGTTATGAAACTCATAAATAAGTATAATCTTAAAAAACACACATTTTCCTAGAAAGTGATGGAAAGAGGAAATATAGAAGaagaaatataattttttcatGTTATAGTGTTTTGATTTATCACAAAATTGTTATTGTAAATATAATATGAAATAACAATGATACAATTAATTAAGTGTTATGAAATGACGAAGATGTGATTAactaaatcattaattaaattcaaGTGCTTAAGTTATAAATTTTAGAAATGATTACAAATAGGAAACAATTaattagattgaaaatcaaatgtaatTCAATCATAACATGTGTAAATCAATATGTTTACAAATGTAAGCTACACcaagttcaccaaaatgatatATATTGAAATGAGATCCTAGGCTTacaaatccaactttgtgatctcGAAATACTATTACATAGAATTGAAACATGAATAGGTTCAACTGTTTTgcgtaattaatttattttatttatctcctaggatataattacactttacttaatctTAGAGAATTGCATCAGAGTAGTTCGAGCATTTCCACTTTAGTTGGACTTATCCTCTCCTAGGATGCTTAGTTATTTGTGTTGGTTGTTTGAGTTCTAACTAActcctacctaccctttcatttcATTGAACCACGTGTTGTTATTGTGTCATCTCATTTTCTTtttccttgcctatataagaaggcttatGTACATTGTTTATCAATCTCATGGAATCGAGTTGATTCTATTctatttgcatcttgatgagaatacaatttgttcttgtcacaaATTATTTCTCTCTTGCTCTTGTGATTTCCATTttttctagatcttgggtggctacctcaTAGTCAATTATTACAAACTTTAGTCCTGATAGGAGAGTTGAATACTAGGGTTTTGTTACTTTGTTGCAATGGAATTGAGATTTTGAAGTGTGTGAATGAGATCTAGGGTTAATGATAACAAAGTGAgtgtttttataaataaaataaaaaattatagaaataaTAAAAGACATAGTATGACAAATAAAATAAAGATATAGAGAGTAAATTGGATATGAAAATTAGAGAAGAAAGTATTAAACAAGGGTGTTGGCTGCCCTAGGTTTAAGGTGAATAGGAATAAAATTAGGTGGCTCTGAAATATTGTCTCCCTTAAATTGAACCCAAAACAATAGGATAGGGGTGCCTAGTAATATTCTAGGGTATTTTTCCTATTTTAAATCTTCCATActtataacaattttttttattctcTTGTACCACTTTTGTTAGATCCAAACTTTCATACACAAAATAGGTAAAAagggttgtgttgtataggggattGCCAAATCCAAACCCCACGTTGGCATTCCCACCTCCATAATAGCCATACTGATAAAAAAGAGTGTGTGTCCTAGGAAGGACATAGGctaaataataatgaaaatgctaaATTGACAAGTGTTAACTCAAGTATGAAACCCTTGGAATGAAGTATCACTCAAGGCTTGATGTTGATAGAATCTAGAGTCTTGCAACATGTTCGTACATTATTTCATCATTGATAAACACAATGTAGTTGATCATGATTGTTGTAAGGAAATTGTACTCTTGAATGCAGACTTGTAGTTGAATTTCTTGATTGAATTTTCTTAGAATGCATTAAGAAGATCTGTAATATGTAGACTTTTGAAATGAGAGAGGGAGTTGTATTGATATGCAACTTATAccttttttgaatttatttttcaggGAAGGCAGACAACAAAGAGTGAATTCCTACTATTTGCAAAGGTACTTTTCATTCTTtgaaattttatttctaatttcttgGACATGAGTTCCTAATTCCCTAGTCTTGGTAAATTGAGCCATGAATTTGGTCATGAATTGGAGAATGCACTAATTTTATAGAAATGGTCCTAAAAATGATCAAAATTAGGCATAAATTAGGCACATCCATCAAAGTGGGTTCAAACCTAGTGTAAAATAATAAAGGTGTACAACTTATGAAACTACACTACTATTATGCCATATCATGCTATCCTTCAACATATGTAGTTCAATACTTTATATACCTTAAACTAATCAATCTAAAGATGCATATTCTATTTTACATTTTATCAGAGTTTTACATGAGGAAAAAGTGATGAATTGGAAAGGTTCCATATAAACCAACATCTTGTCAGGAATttacattatttttttataaagaaaaataatattgtTCCTTTTGATATCTATGATAAAATATATGATTTATATAGGATACACTATGATGAAATAGAAATAACAAAAAGAAGATTGAAAGTAGAATATAATGCATTCAATGGGCCTCATATTGCATAAGAAAACATTAATATTTGCAATAGTCTTATATATAGATCCCTTTTAATGATCCATATGCAAAATAAATTGGTCATGTGAAGTGtaaaagttaaaacaaaaaaatcaaaatgaaaataaattatccCAAATTCCAAATTCACTATATAAGTAGTTATGTAGAGACTCAAGAATAATTTGTGCAACAACAAATTTCTATCTTTCCAACACCATAAGCAACAAAAAATTAATGGCTAAGAAGAGGAATTCCTTGAATGTGTCTACACCTAGCATTAAGAAATATCAAGGAGAAACATGACATGATCTCATGTGTGAGAAAAATATTGTGATGCAAAGatgaaactcaaaaaaaaaattcaatacttAATGAGCATCACTAGATTTATTCATGTCTTCTCTCTTACACACCTCTTGTTTATGTATACTTGTTGCCTAGATATTAACTTTACCCTTTTTCACTTCCTATTTATTTTCTTGTTCTGACCTTTGTTATTATgccttattttttatttctaacaTATATTTAACATTCTATATTTGGTAAATTATAAATATTCTCTTCCTTTTtgggcataatttttttttaattcatccaTTTTTACCTCTTGTCTCGTTTATATGCCCAttcttaatatttttctttttatttcccaCTTACATTTACTACtttcctttattttccttttttgtcACTTATACTTTTATTGACCTTGCCTATTATCATGTAGCTTTCCAATGCTGACTTCTGctattttattcattatttttccCATACTTCTTTCTTGTTCCTTAATTAATACCTATTTCTATGATCGAATCTTGTCATAACTTATTAGAGTTTAGACATTAGATTTGCATGGATACATCTCGCTTTTTGAGTCACCTATTGAAGCTACCTCTTCATGATACATTTTTGGATATTATATTTAAGCCTACATTATCATATAATACTATTAGTGTTTCCTTTACTTTGGCGGCATTTCTCCTTACCCCATCTAAAAGTAAGCATCCACCTTGTTCattcatttttccatatatttaatATAACCACCAATATTGAGGCACTATAGCTTGCCATATTATACATTATGCTTCATGGACACACTTTCACATCAAGGGAATCAtgtattccctcttatgtacatGATCAACACAAATCTTGAGGTCGTGCATAGATTGGGAGATCAGATTTTCATAGTAATACTATTCAATTTCTTGATTCTCCATTAGACACATAGATTCTTTGATCAATAAGCTAAGTACCCTTCTTCATCACATATATTTTGCTAAAATAACAAATTTAACTATAGATTTATCATTTCCAAAGTTTCCCTAAACTGATTTATACTTTAATTCATTAAAATTATTTAGTTAATAAATTAACTCCAAATAATTAAAAAGAGATTTTAAAGCAAAAGGTTCTGAAAAGTACAATAATATCTTGATGTTACAGAAGAAAATGTGAAGAAATTAACTATAAATTCAgtctaattaaaatttaaatttaatagttataatttaaaatatttctaTCAATACGTTCGAGATCTCTCGAATTAATTTTTTCTATATACCAACATTCTAGAGATACACGAATTGCttgttaataatataaaaataagccTTCAGTCATTTATAAAATATATGGAGTAAGAAGAGGTctagaaccaaaaaaaaattagaaagaggGATAAAAGGGTGTCAAACCTCGACACTCGCTCCATTACTTGCTGCGAAATGTAGCGCTGTATTTCCAGACTCGTCACGGTCGTGGCTCACCAATTTGGCTACTTTCTTTGCCTCCTTGTTTGCTAATAGACACTTCACAACATTCAATTGACTATATTCGACTGCAAAGTGTAAAACAGATTTACCATCTGAACTGCGGATATTGACAGAGTCTGGCGTCCTCGACATAAATTTGTTGATTATATGCGAGTGACCTTTGATGGCTGCTACATGAATTGCACATCTTCCATACTCATCCTCCACCGTCATGAAGTTGGATTCCCATGAATCATGATTTAACATTGCCTCTATGACTTCAAGATCCCCTCCTAGCACGGCTGCATGCAGAATCGGGGTTTTCGGAAAACCCCAATACCAGGCTTGAAGAAGCCTCAAAAGAAGGGTAAAATTACATCTGGGTGTCTTGGCCAGCATCGCCACAAGTACATCTGCACTCACATTTACAttaattgatgtcaatatatttgaTCTATCTGCAAACTTAATATTTCCTTCAACTTTAACAAATAGCGTATGAAGTTACCTTTATACCAGGCGTCGGCTAGAAGACGCATCAAAAGACTAGTAAAATTACATCTGGGTGTGTTGGCCAGCATCGCCACAACTACATCTGCACTCACAGTTACATTAATTAATGTCAATATATTTGATCTATCTGCAAACTTAATATTTCCTTCAATTTTAACAAATAACGTCTGAATTTACCTTTATATCCCCTTAAAGCTGCCTCTCTAACAGATCGATGCCATTCAAATGGATCTTCCGATGGCCTGGCCTGCAATAAAAGTTCAACTGCTCCCACGTGGCCATACTGCGAAGCTATCACCAGAGCTGTCTCTCTAAACTTATTGTGACGGTAATTAGAACTCTGATTGAGTTGAAGGAGAAGTCTGACAACTTCTGTATTACCGCTTTTAGCTGCTTCATGCAGCGCCGTGTTGTCATCCTTGTTTCGAGCTTTAGCCAAGGAGGGTTTCTCTTTCAGAATCCATTTAACAATATCTTGATGGCCTTCCCTTGCAGCTATATGAAGAGCAGTATCTCCTTGGAAAGTAACACCATCCAGAACATCCTTGTCCTGCTCGTGTAAAGtttgaattttatcaatatcaCGAACTTCCGAAGCAAGGAAGAGTTCCCTATCCATTATGTAGCTGTTTTCTCTGGTAGCTCCATGGGAAGTAACACCATTCAAAGCATTCATATCACCATCTTCCGAAGCAAGTGAGAGTTCCCTATCCATTCTGTTCCTGTTTTCTCTGGTTGCCCACAATAGAGGATGCACTGCAAAAATCAGTGAGAACGCAAGAAATCTTCGCCAGAAAATTGGGTGGAACTTATATTTTAATATTCATATTAAGTTTTTATAGGGAAAAGACTCGTGAGCCACTAAAAATGAATCCTACGCTAAAGATGGTAATTCTATGGTATAAAGTGAATGTATGGAATTAAGTATAAAATAGGTAAATGCTTAATAAATTATGAATGTGTGGGAAGAGGTATAAGAATGGATAGAATGTGCATGTCCACACACATGAATCTAGTCATCAGTCAAGTTTAGGATAAGAGTTTCATTTGTCAATATGTAAttgtattaaaaatattttattaagtggaTAAATGATAAATGTGTAAAATAAGTGTAAGTGCAGATAAATAACACTTAGATAGAAACAAAGGTATGAATTAATTTATTAGAAGAGTACATCAATTGTCAAtacataattatttttaaaaaatcccaccaaaatagacaaaaaaactaaatttttttttaatgaatatacaAATTTACAATTACATTAATTTAATTGTGTAAAGAGGACTAATCACAATACACACAAAAAGAACTGTGGTTAACAAGGTTAGTCATGGTTTGCTCATTTGCTTAGGCTGCTGCGCATTCATGGAAGGAACTTCGAGGTAATCTACTAGTGGCActttcagctagtattattccaacAATTTTTTTCAATTGACTATTGTCTGCAGAAAAATTTAGATCACTGGGATTCTCTCTCTTCCCTTTCACAGTTGCATTAATTGCCTAACAACTTATTTGTTTCTATGTTTTATGTTCCAAACTTCACCCATTTAaactttaaaaatataattttatatccatccattttttatcaatatatttaatattatttttatataaatattaatcttaaacatttattcataaaaaaatagaaaatactattttttaaaaataatttttataattattatcAAACATAATTCACTAGCTTTTACCTAAATAAGGTACAATCTTCCGATAATTTTAACGGCATAAGGGACGATGGGATAAAAGCTTGCATTGTGCTTCTCATTATGATGCGTATGAATAAATGTGGCTTCCACTCTTTCAACCAAGGATTCCCCTGTAAGAAAATAATCCAATCTATGAAGAGGAAATTTTGCACAATGGTCAGTATGACCATTAGCTTCAACAAAAATTGGACTccaatggagattgttggttgaaAAATGACTGACTCCATTGGCAACATCTTGAGCTTGTAAGTCCATTAACAAATGCCATTTGCATTGTCTCACCATCCCATTAACATACAACACATGACAATATTCTCATGAATGCCAGACGTTATTGCTTCCCATaggggaaaaaaatattaaaaaaaattattaaaaaactaaGTTGATTGACTGATTATAACAATTCATCATCAACACATTCAAATAGTTGTTTAGAGGTATTTCAATAATGTATTATTCTGACCGTAAATATACTCATATCCTCCATCGTTGAAGTAATTCACTCGTGCAGTTAACCTTACATAATAATATCAATGTTTATATATGTTATGAAGATGTTGCATAAGTATGTCGTTCCATTCATTCCGTGAAAATAACATCAAATAAAAGAGAAATCGTTGCCATCTGTATAAAAAATGTTTAATCAGTTTTTGAGAGAAATAAAGCAAGCATGGAAATGAACGACACCCTACCAACTATGGTTGGAAGGTGTGTAGATTGAAGAGCACTTACTGTTCTACATAGTGCACAATGACATTTGCAGTCTAGGGATATTAGCGTACAAATGAATGACATCCTACAAGTTGTGGGTAGAATATGGCTAACAACATAAATTAAATGATGCATTCTTCTAATAGGACTGCCAAATAGCGGTTTCTCTGCAACTACTAACTTCATGTTTACACATTCCATCAATCCAACATTGTAATCATATAGCTAATTGCATAgaggtaaaaaaataaaattaatgggtGTAAAAACCTTGTTTACCTGAGGAGAGGTTTTCTCAACTCATGTGAATGGTTTCAAGAAATGTGCATCATAGTCCATCAAGTACACCTCATATCATCCATGAACTTAACTTAGTCATATTGTTAAAAACAACGTGATATACAACTTGAAAGCCTCTATCATGAATTAGTTTAAGAACCTCCAATATGAATCAACATACCATGTAGATGACTAACAAAATGGAAGAGCTTATAACAAGAGAATATCATTGTGTTTCACATTTAAAATGTTACATGGAAAGGATGAAAGGCATGTACACCAAAACCCATGCGGTAACATCCAAAACCCACATATGTCCATTGTTGCCACCAACCTCAAACATGCAACTCATTGTTTACATATGTAGACATAAAGCTCAATCAGTGATAGAAAGAAGTTGGGAAAGCTTAAAAATATAATGCATCCTACGAAGGGTGACTAGAAGTTGTGCATGTAGTGAAAAGAATTAAACGATCAATCACAACCTCTCTCATTGgttgtgtattttattttatttagtgaaCATAAAGAGGTGATGATGATATACAAATAATAGAAGAATCATTTTCAAAACAATGATGCAGTACCACACTGTGCAACTAAAGATTCCAATACCACCAGAAACATATGGTATTCTAGATAGGAGGCCTAGAAATGAGAATTCAGAGCCTCTCAAGAAATTCAATTGCAGAAAACCAAATATTATAATTGTGTTTGGCTTAACTTTAATCAAGCATGGCTTCAACCCATCTCTCCCACTAGGAACTAAAATTGTGCTTGCACATCATACAAACTAAAAACTTCATTTATGGGGGTTGGAAAACATGATTGGTTATCCTACCTGTAACATTCGAATCATATTCAACTTAAAAAGGAACCTGACTATTGAAAAGAAATGCCCACGCTGTATGGGGAGCCGACTGGGATTTTCAAACGAGTggaaatttttttggaatttttcaaatttGCTCAGTCTGTAtgtttgcatttcatttcaaattttgttgcatttcTTGTATAAAACACAAAGGTTGTCCCCACTTAAATTAAATCACTTTACTATATTgatattgacttaattaaataactacacaatttaaaaataaaGAGAATTGATCTAAATTCAACTATTATAAGAGCCAAGATACACAATGTAAATTCAAAACACAGCAATAAAACTACAATTTTCCACACTTACAGTAATCATTTCGAGAATATTAGGGTTTTCAACACTTTTGGAATCTATAATGTTACTACGGTTTCTAATAAACTTGGGGAGATGACTAGGGTTTACAAAAGAGTGGACAAAACAAGATGTTTTGAAAATAACACGTCAGTTTTCAACACCAGTCCTGACAGTATATGGTAAATTATATGAACGTTTTGCAAATTCTACAATCCGGTTAGGGTCTATAAATTATTGTTGAGGTACTGGTATACCCAATGCAATATGCATTGATTGTAATGACAGTGAGCAAGTATATAGGTGGCAGTCATACTTTGCACACTTCGTATTATGTTGTTCCCTAGTTCCCTCTTTTCCTCTACTCATTTCTTTTATAAGCATCATTATTATAAGTCGGTCTTGTTCGTTGAAAAGAACACTAAACTTGCATTCTATTTTAGACAAAGAGCCTTTTTTGCTAGAGTATGCAGAAACTTTTATAGCAAAGGCTTATTTCAACAAAGTCCAAAAGATTCAGCCTCCCCAATGAAATGAAGTCAAAGCTTAAGGAGACAAAGCAAAAGAAACATGTCATGAACAAAATAAAAATTAGCTACCTTGGGGCTCTTGAATTATTGATATCATGTGTTGACATGTTAACAAATATGAGACTAATTGTTTTACATAGTCAGTGTTTCTTAAGGTGGTAAGAAAATAGGTGAACAATGTTTGTATGACTGCATTTAATGTTGGTTTATAACACTACTATTGGGGGTGCGATGTTTTCTAAGAATTTATGTTTTAGAAACTAATTAGATCTTAACATGACATTCTGCCCAAAAGCACTGTAGGCTTTGGTAGATGGAGATAAGGACTCTTTGACTTGTCTCGGTGTCTGGGAAACATCCCACACAAGAATATAATTTTTATGCAACTGAGACTGAGACTAAAACTTAATGAGATGTGCTACTTAATTGTTCTTATTTAGCACTTGATTAATGACCAGGAAGATGCCTATAAATGCTACACTTAATGCAACATTATAAAATTGCACATATGCAACTGATTAACCATATGTAATGCCTCTATATGTTGCAGTGAATGCACATATCTTTTCTTATATCTAATGAGTATGACCACAATTCAAGGTTGTTTATTATTAGATTGGCAGCTAGTTATGAGAGAGGATGTACTActtgagcaccctaactttgcacttgtcaaaatcttatgtggaaatttTTAAAACACGCCCATTTTTTAATCTAAATTAAACTATCATAAATGCCATGATACACAATGTAAATTCAAAACACAATAAAGAAAACTACGTTTTTCCACACACAGTAATCTTTTTCGACAATACGAGGGTTTTCGACACTTAGGGATTATGTAATATTACTACAGTTTCTAGTAAATTAGGGGAGCATACTCGGATTACGGTTTTTTAGTCACTTGATTGGCAAAAGAAATCCAATGCCCCTGTTGCTTGCGGTCAAGAGAAACCCTTTCTTTGTGACCACGAACTTTGAATGCATAAAACCCTCTACGTGTTTGGCCGTAATTAGATATGCATACATTTGTTTCACCCAAAAATGGCCTTCCAAAGGtcgaaaatataaaaaaattccaCAAATAACAAAAAATTGCAACATTAAAAATATGGGTTCCTTACTCACTAGTTTTTCTCTGTCGAATTCTTCACTAACCCTCATTAAAATCCAACCTCCATTTGCGCGGTGACAAAAAACCCCATTTTCTCGAATTTGAATGCACAAAACCCTCTGTCTTTTTGGCTGAAATTAGATATGCATACTTTATTTCACCTAAAAATACCCTTTCAGAGGCCAAAAATGTAAAAAACTTCCACAAATAACTGAAATTGCAACATAAAAAAAGATGGGTTCCTTACTAGTTTTTCTTTGTCGAACTCTTCGCTAACCCTCGCCGAATTCAACCTCCTTTCGCGCGGTGACAAAAACACCCGTTTGCTCGACTTCAAACGCACAAAACCTTGTCTTTTTGGTCGAAATTAGATATGCATACTTTATTTCACCCAAAAATGCTTTTTCAGAGACCAAAAACGTAAAAAAAAAATCCACAAATAACTAAAATTGCAGCATGAAAAAAGATGGGTTCCTTACTCACTAGTTTTTCTGTGTCAAATCCTTGGCTAATGTCGCCAAATCCAATCTCCTTCTTTGACGCATTGACAAAAACTCTCGTTTTCCCACACCTATTTCTTGCAGCGTGATCAAAATAAACCTTGTTCTTTCGCATAGTGATCAACATGGTGATTTTCTCTCCCTAAAACTTGCAGCATCCAAATGGCATCCCCCGTCGTAATTAACACACTGTGTTATCCATATAGTTGTCCGACAAAATAAAAGTTCCCATTGTTTGTCCCTGTTACGGTAGCCATCCTAGACGGACATCTTGCCGTGAAAATATAGCGCCTCATGTCCTTCCTTTCCAGTGTCGGAAAAAGCTGAAATGGAAACATCCTTCTCGTCCACGATGGAAACTGCAGTGCTCCACTCGGGGCACATACAACTCCACGTATGTATGTGTATGCCCATACTCCAAGTAAAGCATGCTATTTTATGTGGAGAATAGACGCTTCTCATATTCACATGGGTCGCGTGACATAACGTTTGGAAATTTAAAATGGGCTAAGTTATAAAGTAACCTAAAAATGAGCTCAAAATCACCTCTTCCTGGATGAAGAGAAACACATCGTGATGTGATGGCACCATGGGAGCTGAGCAAAGTTCTAAAGATTGACCCTTCATGTGAGACCATTACTGGAATCCCACTGTGGAAACTAAAAGCAACTGTTTGAAATCATTTGTCTTTTGACGCTCTATCAAGCTATTGATAATATTCCTTTTATTATCAAGGAGTGGAACATTATTAAAGGACAATTCTA contains:
- the LOC131041335 gene encoding uncharacterized protein LOC131041335, with protein sequence MDRELSLASEDGDMNALNGVTSHGATRENSYIMDRELFLASEVRDIDKIQTLHEQDKDVLDGVTFQGDTALHIAAREGHQDIVKWILKEKPSLAKARNKDDNTALHEAAKSGNTEVVRLLLQLNQSSNYRHNKFRETALVIASQYGHVGAVELLLQARPSEDPFEWHRSVREAALRGYKDVVVAMLANTPRCNFTSLLMRLLADAWYKDVLVAMLAKTPRCNFTLLLRLLQAWYWGFPKTPILHAAVLGGDLEVIEAMLNHDSWESNFMTVEDEYGRCAIHVAAIKGHSHIINKFMSRTPDSVNIRSSDGKSVLHFAVEYSQLNVVKCLLANKEAKKVAKLVSHDRDESGNTALHFAASNGASVEV